A genomic window from Strix uralensis isolate ZFMK-TIS-50842 chromosome 20, bStrUra1, whole genome shotgun sequence includes:
- the HSF5 gene encoding heat shock factor protein 5: MEEPQLPADINPNNFPAKLWRLVNSPRVQSICWDARGEGLIIDQPLFEREVLGMGPGGDGASGAAGLFKTKSFASLTRQFNLYGFRKLGETSSAAGGGSDGGGGSPGPLHRFYSPHFLRDHPDLLVRVKRLTKANKAKLAAGLEVKSRPPTASQRLPGTAMDWDPLLPPSALGEANGPGEAGGAMQGHGGFEKPWVARGFEIGTALSQQFSLRGSEFSKSEPSEDYSTSCLIQQLCWFSTMTRGEDLSGLFGAGPGPRVMHLVGAEVQGSVWEKRWDRATRRRGEAVGGAGSCSTSPHLGRRLLAVEQLHQPYHQAYYPTDFERPLVILQIASLLRLKGLLAVEQLHQPYHQAYYPTATLRLCSPPAHTDPLTGCASPTASTYTHCSFLQESTSVNCEPNTSETEGRQFASGTEPVNKSVEETDSSVTPRCRKRDLSSHEGKSSGLPKTKAYDEECQP, encoded by the exons ATGGAGGAGCCGCAGCTGCCCGCCGACATCAACCCCAACAACTTCCCGGCCAAGCTGTGGCGGCTGGTGAACAGCCCGCGCGTCCAGTCCATCTGCTGGGACGCCCGCGGCGAGGGGCTGATCATCGACCAGCCGCTCTTCGAGCGGGAGGTGCTGGGCATGGGGCCAGGCGGCGATGGCGCCTCGGGAGCCGCCGGCCTCTTCAAGACCAAGAGTTTCGCCAGCCTCACCCGACAGTTCAACCTGTACGGCTTCCGCAAGCTGGGAGAGACGAGCAGCGCGGCGGGGGGTGGCAGCGATGGGGGTGGGGGCTCCCCTGGGCCCCTGCACCGCTTCTACAGCCCCCACTTTCTCCGCGACCACCCCGACCTCCTCGTGCGCGTGAAGCGCCTGACAAAGGCCAACAAGGCGAAGCTGGCGGCCGGCCTGGAGGTGAAGAGCCGCCCACCCACCGCCTCCCAGCGGCTGCCTGGCACTGCGATGGACTGGGACCCGCTGCTGCCGCCCTCAGCTCTCGGTGAGGCCAATGGGCCTGGTGAGGCAGGGGGGGCCATGCAGGGCCACGGTGGGTTTGAGAAGCCCTGGGTGGCACGGGGATTTGAAATCGGCACTGccctgagccagcagt tcTCCTTGAGAGGATCTGAATTTTCCAAGTCTGAGCCCTCAGAGGATTATTCCACAAGTTGC CTGATACAGCAGCTGTGTTGGTTCAGCACAATGACCCGAGGAGAAGACCTGAGCGGCCTTTTTGGGGCTGGCCCTGGGCCCAGGGTGATGCACCTCGTGGGTGCGGAGGTGCAAGGCTCAGTGTGGGAGAAGCGGTGGGACCGTGCGACCAGGAGAAGGGGAGAAGCAGTTGGTGGTGCTGGTTCCTGCAGCACCAGCCCACATTTAGGACGGA gactgctggctGTGGAACAGCTTCATCAGCCTTATCATCAAGCCTACTACCCAACag ATTTTGAGCGTCCCCTGGTGATTTTGCAGATCGCCTCTCTGTTGAGGTTGAAGG gactgctggctGTGGAACAGCTTCATCAGCCTTATCATCAAGCCTACTACCCAACag CTACACTGCGGCTTTGTTCACCACCTGCCCACACAGATCCTCTGACTGGCTGTGCTAGTCCTACAGCTTCGACGTACACCCACTGCAGCTTCCTCCAG gagagtaCTAGTGTTAATTGTGAACCCAATACCTCCGAGACAGAAGGGAGACAATTTGCTTCAGGAACTGAGCCTGTGAACAAATCTGTAGAAGAGACAGATTCATCTGTAACACCTAGATGCAGGAAGAGAGATCTGAGTTCACACGAGGGCAAGTCCTCTG gactacctaaaaccaAAGCATATGATGAAGAGTGTCAGCCTTGA